A region of Shewanella psychromarinicola DNA encodes the following proteins:
- a CDS encoding YhdP family protein has protein sequence MSTTQAVTINRLSWQILAIALVLFALVVSLIRGLLPHIPEVRTELVHYLQNEYQLHVQMGELSAEWQAFGPALTVSNLVLLPQDNLPITVISENVHIKLDFWQSLLTLSPQIETVVFDGVKVALNLDELASTDENATAGDMTNLDWLYGLLLEQLGHFSITDASLQLFSKQQDYRPIFIDNLLWQNSANSHQAQGMIHVDQLESQQEQLTLRIDLSGDGYQPDTVAGQLYVTADSLDLGEWASRQHIAQENTDNIEFQGVINLDAWMTFAHRQIQDGVLVFKPSWLQWSDADTQQKFAINSGSLQWTPQPDGWKIASHDLDLSTNDQTWPSLKLAIGTRDGDFFGYANQITPSNLTPMLPLVPGLGKQQVNLWQQLNPQGQIGPIRLYKAADKPLIGNVEVQQLQWQAYQSIPGVSPIDAQLTWANSLLEFSLPEQEYSVDFNGGFSQPLALHGSAMMGRYDVEQQRLTVADIELINDDITLQASLNLEFVDEIHMGLAAHLSIDDVADVGRYFPQMAMSPKLVSYLNDGLVAGRVNDAQVVWHGALGGYPYQDHSGVFQAAFRLDSGTFKFQPNWPEVSELTLSALFENAMMDLHIDQGKLDNVAVDGARVSIPQLGKQSLLRIEADITTDAQAAAKVINASSLRDSVGATLDVVQIRQQINTQLDLAIPLYKGGEKLIKGQVTFDNNPLFITTPGLDLQGVSGQVNFVNQLVEGKNIKARLFQQPLTFSVKTKKNNSNFSLNVDMNGRWDLDTLPASLHNPLSDTYQGKMDWNGGLTMIFDPSGYSLQVSANSDLIGTSLDLPMPYQKSAAEPRKLSVDLIGDNKQSSLSIKLANDVEFWGEFNADSGSRLAFYDVMIGRHFKLGDRLNKQQGHIHVDLPKVDLAQWLPIINRFSVSAEPDVVRSSVRDRILTADELPGMATQDNRAETTAIINAARSFPRLAGIHADIEQLNVLGQSFDKLHFYAEPTEQVWRFDAESQQFDGRIDFYPNWRDQGIKVVAKKLYLYPSVSMAEQTEPTAASMLQYLPTLAIDVDDFKVNDLSLGHLVLQGLPHELGYQFQTLSLTQPTVTLQANGLWSLENGTDKTVFDINLQAEKFDDLSRILNINPGLQDAPLDLSGQLSWQSAPYYFTLDTLNGQLKFALGKGHLSEISDKGARVFSLFSLDSLLRKLSLDFSDVFGKGLYFNTFNGNLMIDNGVVKTTDTEMDAIAGNMRVRGYTDLTTQSLNYDIRFVPQLASSVPTVVLLSTSAWTLGLGAFALTKVLEPVIEVISEIRFRVTGTMDNPQLEELERKSKEIEIPKAILPQVDETSIETNLNTNANAKVEAKVEAKVETEVETEIDSDVKAQ, from the coding sequence TGACCGTGAGCAATTTAGTGTTACTGCCACAAGATAATCTGCCGATTACCGTTATCAGCGAAAATGTACATATCAAACTCGATTTTTGGCAGTCACTTTTAACCTTGAGCCCGCAGATTGAAACCGTGGTATTTGATGGTGTTAAAGTGGCATTAAATCTCGATGAGTTGGCATCTACGGATGAGAACGCTACCGCGGGTGATATGACTAATCTTGATTGGTTGTATGGATTGTTATTAGAACAGTTAGGGCATTTTTCAATCACCGATGCGTCATTACAACTGTTTAGTAAACAACAGGATTATCGGCCGATTTTTATCGATAATCTGCTGTGGCAAAACAGTGCCAATAGTCACCAAGCGCAGGGTATGATCCATGTGGATCAACTTGAGTCGCAGCAAGAACAGTTAACCTTACGTATTGATCTTAGCGGTGATGGTTATCAACCTGATACGGTCGCAGGCCAACTTTACGTTACCGCAGATTCATTAGACTTAGGTGAATGGGCGTCTAGACAACATATTGCGCAAGAAAACACTGACAACATTGAATTTCAAGGCGTGATTAACCTTGATGCGTGGATGACATTTGCACATCGTCAGATCCAAGATGGTGTATTAGTGTTTAAACCCAGTTGGTTGCAATGGAGTGACGCTGATACCCAGCAAAAATTTGCTATCAACTCAGGTTCATTGCAATGGACACCGCAGCCTGATGGCTGGAAAATCGCCAGCCATGATTTAGATTTATCGACTAATGATCAAACTTGGCCGTCTCTTAAGTTAGCGATAGGCACTCGTGATGGTGATTTTTTTGGTTATGCCAACCAGATTACTCCGTCGAACTTAACGCCAATGCTGCCGTTAGTGCCCGGTTTGGGCAAACAGCAAGTGAACCTTTGGCAACAACTCAATCCTCAAGGTCAAATTGGCCCCATTAGGCTGTATAAAGCGGCCGACAAACCGCTTATCGGCAACGTTGAAGTTCAGCAATTACAGTGGCAAGCTTATCAGTCGATACCGGGTGTGAGTCCGATTGATGCTCAATTGACATGGGCGAATAGCCTGCTTGAATTTAGCTTGCCAGAACAAGAGTACAGTGTCGATTTTAACGGTGGTTTTAGCCAACCATTAGCGCTTCACGGCAGCGCAATGATGGGCCGTTATGATGTAGAACAACAGCGTCTTACCGTGGCTGATATTGAATTAATTAATGATGATATTACCTTGCAAGCGAGCCTGAATCTTGAGTTTGTTGACGAGATTCATATGGGGTTGGCGGCTCACTTAAGCATTGATGATGTGGCCGATGTTGGACGTTATTTCCCACAGATGGCCATGAGTCCAAAATTAGTCAGTTATCTTAATGATGGTTTAGTCGCAGGGCGAGTCAACGACGCGCAGGTAGTGTGGCATGGTGCGTTAGGCGGTTATCCCTATCAAGATCACAGTGGTGTATTCCAAGCTGCATTTCGCCTCGACAGTGGCACCTTTAAATTTCAACCTAATTGGCCAGAGGTCAGCGAACTCACGCTATCAGCCTTGTTTGAAAATGCCATGATGGATTTGCATATTGATCAGGGCAAACTCGATAACGTTGCGGTTGACGGCGCGCGAGTCTCTATCCCGCAGTTGGGTAAACAGTCTTTATTAAGAATTGAAGCGGATATCACCACCGACGCACAAGCCGCGGCCAAAGTGATTAACGCCTCTTCACTTCGTGATTCAGTAGGTGCCACGTTAGATGTGGTACAAATTCGACAGCAAATCAATACCCAATTAGATCTGGCGATCCCGTTATACAAAGGCGGTGAAAAATTGATTAAAGGCCAGGTGACCTTTGATAATAATCCGCTGTTTATAACCACTCCCGGCTTAGATTTACAAGGCGTATCTGGACAAGTTAATTTTGTGAATCAGTTGGTTGAAGGCAAAAATATCAAGGCGAGGTTATTTCAACAACCGTTGACGTTTAGTGTAAAAACCAAGAAAAACAATAGCAATTTTAGCTTAAATGTTGATATGAATGGTCGCTGGGATCTCGACACATTACCCGCCAGCTTACACAATCCATTGAGTGACACTTACCAGGGCAAAATGGACTGGAATGGTGGCTTAACCATGATTTTTGACCCAAGTGGTTATAGCTTACAAGTCTCTGCTAATTCCGATCTTATCGGCACCTCACTGGATTTACCGATGCCTTATCAAAAGTCGGCCGCTGAACCTAGAAAACTAAGCGTGGATCTTATTGGCGATAATAAACAATCATCGTTAAGCATTAAGTTGGCTAATGATGTCGAGTTTTGGGGGGAATTTAATGCCGACAGTGGCAGCCGGCTTGCTTTTTATGACGTGATGATTGGTCGTCATTTTAAATTGGGTGACAGATTAAATAAACAACAAGGCCATATACATGTAGACCTGCCTAAAGTCGATTTAGCGCAGTGGTTGCCGATTATTAATCGCTTCAGTGTTAGCGCTGAACCAGATGTTGTGAGGTCGTCGGTACGCGATCGTATTTTAACAGCAGATGAGTTGCCGGGGATGGCAACTCAAGACAATCGAGCTGAAACCACAGCGATTATTAATGCCGCAAGGTCATTCCCTCGATTAGCTGGGATTCATGCCGACATCGAGCAATTAAATGTGTTGGGACAATCATTTGATAAATTACATTTTTATGCCGAACCCACAGAACAGGTGTGGCGCTTTGACGCTGAGTCGCAACAGTTTGATGGCCGTATCGATTTTTACCCTAACTGGCGCGATCAAGGGATTAAAGTGGTCGCTAAAAAGTTGTATTTATACCCTAGCGTCAGCATGGCTGAACAAACAGAGCCGACAGCGGCATCCATGCTGCAATATCTGCCCACTTTAGCAATAGATGTGGATGATTTTAAGGTTAATGACTTATCGTTAGGGCACTTAGTGTTACAAGGCTTACCCCATGAACTAGGATACCAATTTCAAACGCTGTCATTAACGCAACCTACTGTTACCTTACAGGCCAATGGGTTATGGTCGCTTGAAAATGGCACCGATAAAACCGTGTTCGATATCAATTTACAGGCTGAAAAGTTTGATGACCTATCAAGGATATTAAACATCAATCCTGGACTACAAGATGCGCCATTGGATCTCAGCGGTCAGTTATCTTGGCAAAGTGCGCCCTATTACTTCACTCTCGACACGCTAAACGGCCAACTCAAGTTTGCACTAGGCAAAGGTCATCTTTCGGAGATTAGTGATAAAGGCGCGCGAGTGTTTTCATTGTTTAGTTTAGATTCATTATTGCGTAAATTATCGTTAGACTTTTCGGATGTGTTCGGCAAAGGCCTATATTTCAATACCTTTAACGGCAATCTTATGATCGATAATGGGGTGGTTAAAACCACCGATACTGAAATGGACGCCATTGCCGGTAACATGCGAGTACGAGGTTACACCGACTTAACCACCCAAAGCTTAAATTATGACATTCGTTTTGTGCCGCAACTTGCGTCCAGTGTGCCAACCGTGGTGTTATTGAGTACCAGTGCGTGGACTTTGGGGTTAGGGGCATTTGCCCTGACAAAAGTGTTAGAACCGGTTATTGAAGTGATCTCAGAAATTCGTTTCCGAGTCACCGGTACCATGGACAATCCGCAACTAGAAGAGCTTGAGCGTAAGAGTAAAGAAATCGAAATCCCAAAGGCAATATTACCGCAGGTAGACGAAACCAGTATAGAAACTAACCTTAATACTAACGCCAATGCTAAAGTAGAGGCTAAAGTAGAGGCTAAAGTCGAAACTGAAGTCGAAACTGAAATTGACTCAGATGTTAAAGCTCAGTAA